TCCAGACCGCCCACAAGATGAAGGTGCAGCGGGGCGCCCTGCCGGAGGACAGCGCCCGCAACGACAACACCCGCCTCAAGCGCTACATCGCCAAGGTGACGATCAACCCGGCCATCGCCCACGGCCTCGACAGCCAGGTGGGTTCGGTGGAGGTGGGCAAGCTGGCCGACCTGGTGCTCTGGAAGCCGGGCTTCTTCGGCGTGAAGCCGGAGCTGGTGATCAAGGGAGGCTCGATCGTGTGGGCCCAGATGGGTGACGCCAACGCCTCGATCCCCACCCCCGGCCCGGTGCACGGCCGGCCGATGTTCGGCGCCTTCGGCAAGGCCCTGGCCCCCAGTTGTCTGACGTTCGTGAGCCAGGAGTGCCTCGAGGCCGACCTTCCCCGCCAGCTGGGGCTGGAGCGCCGTTGCGTGCCGGTGGTGAACACCCGCGGCATCGGCAAGGCCGCGATGCGCAACAACAGTGCTCTGCCCAAGGTGGAGGTGGACCCCCAGACCTACGAGGTGTTCGCCGATGGGGAACTGCTCACCTGCGAACCCGCCGAGGTGCTGCCGATGGCCCAGCGCTATTTCCTGCTCTGAGGGGCTGGTTGGAGGCTTCCGTAGCAACCCACACCGGCCACCCTCCAGACGGCTGCCCATGATTGGAACAGCCAGCCGGCCAGGCATGTTCACCGACTACAAGCCCAACCGCGGCTACGACGAGTACTTCAGTGCCGCCGACGAACCGCGCCGCGCCCTCAGCCCCCTGCTCTCGTCCCTGGGGCAGCTGGGGCTGGAGGAGCTGAACCGCAACCATGCGGCCGCCGGCATGCTGCTCAAACGCCTGGGGGCCACCTTCCGGCTCAACGGTTCCGACAACCGCGGCGTGGAGCGCATCCTGCCGTTCGACCCCCTGCCACGGCTGATCGGCTCGAGCGAATGGCAGCGGCTCGAGCAGGGGCTGGTGCAGCGCCTCGAGGCCATCGATCAGTTCCTGGGCGACATCTACAGCGACCGGCTGATCGTGCGGGACGGCATCGTGCCCGTGGGGGATCTGGAGAGCTCCCAGGGTTGGAGGCCGCAGATGCAGGGGTTCCGCCCCCCCCTGGGCAAGTGGTGCCACATCTCCGGCCTGGACCTGATCCGCGACGGCCAGGGCACCTGGCGGGTGCTGGAGGACAACCTGCGCTGCCCCTCCGGGGTGGCGTACTTCCTGGAGAACCGGCGGGTGATGAAGCGGATGTTCCCCAGCCTGTTCTCGGCCCGCACGGTGCAGCCGATCGACGACTACCCCTCCCACCTGCTGCAGAGCCTGCGGGAGCTCGCCCCCTGGACCGAACGGCCCACGGTGGTGCTGCTCACGCCCGGGGTGTTCAACAGCGCCTACTTCGAGCACAGCTACCTGGCCCAGCAGATGGGCATCCAGCTGGTGGAGGGGCGTGATCTCATCTGCCACGACGATCGGGTGTGGATGCGCAGCACCAGCGGCCTGGAGCCGGTGGATGTGATCTACCGCCGCATCGACGACGACTTCCTCGATCCCGCCGTCTTCCGCAGCGACTCCATGCTCGGCGTCCGGGGCCTGATGGAGGCCTACCGCGCCGGCCGGGTGGCGATCGCCAACGCTCCCGGCACCGGGGTGGCCGACGACAAGCTGATCTACGCCTACGTGCCCGAGATGATCCGCTACTACCTCGGCGAGGAGCCGATCATCGAGAACGTGCCCACCTACCTCTGCTCCCGCGACGAGGACCGGGCCTATGTGCTCGAACATCTGCCGGAGCTGGTGGTGAAGGCGGTGGCGGAAGCAGGCGGTTACGGCATGCTCATCGGCCCCCACGCCGGCGCGGAGGAGATCGCCGACTTCGCCCGCCGGATCGAGGCCAACCCCCGCAACTACATCGCCCAGCCCACGCTGGAGTTGTCCACGGTTCCTTCCCTGAGTGAGGGAGAGCTCTTCCCCTGCCATGTGGATCTGCGGCCCTATGTGCTGCGTGGCAAGGGCGCCTGGGTGAGCCCCGGCGGTCTCACCCGCGTGGCCCTGCGGCGCGGCTCCCTGGTGGTGAACTCCTCCCAGGGCGGCGGCTGCAAGGACACCTGGATCGTGAGCGAGCCCCATGAGGCCGACCAGGGAGTGGCCTGATGCTGAGCCGTGTGGCCGAATCGCTCTACTGGATCAACCGCTATGTGGAGCGGGCCGAGAACATCTCCCGTTTCGTGGAGGTGAGCGAGGCGATGGCGCTCGACTGCCCCCCCGGCAGCGCCGAACCCTGGCTACCCCTGATCGATGCGAACGGCGACCGCGAGCTGTTCGACCGGCTCTACCCCCAGGGCCAGCCCATGGACGTGGTGGAGTTCCTGGTGCGCGCCGAGGACAACCCCAACAGCGTGGCCAACTGCATCGCGATCGCCCGGGAGAACGCCCGCCAGATCCGGGAGGTGATCACCACCGAGATGTGGGAGCAGCTCAACGACATCTACTGGACGCTGCAGGAAAACGAGGGCTTCTGGCACCAGCCACCCCAGGAGCAGCTGCGCGACATCCGGCGGGCCTGCCAGCTGTTCTATGGCATCACCGACTCCACCTTGAGCCGGGACCTCTCCTGGCAGTTCAGCCGTCTGGGCCGACTGCTGGAGCGGGCGGACAAGACCACCCGCATCCTCGATGTGAAGTACTTCCTGCTGCTGCCTTCTCCCGATGAGGTGGGGGGCGTTCTGGATGAGCTGCAGTGGATCTCCCTGCTCCGCAGCGCCGGGGCCTACCAGATGTTCCGCCAGTCGCGGCAGCAGGCGATCGAACCCCGCGCCGTGGCCGCCTTTTTGCTGCTGGATCCCATCTTTCCACGCTCGGTGCGCTACTGCCTGGAGCGGATCCAGGAGACCCTGCGCATCGTGCAGGGGCGGGCAGTGCCTGGCGCCCCTGACGAACTGGAATGCCTCAGCGGCCTCACCCTGGCCCGCTGGAGCTACACCCGGATCAACGATCTGATCGCCGTGGGCCTGCACGAAGCGATCGATGCGCTTCAGACCGACCTCAACCGGCTGCACACCCTCATCGAGCAGCGCTACTTCGTCGCCCCCACCCTCGAGTCCCAGAGTGCTGATCCGGCATGCGTGCCCGCCTGACGCACTCGTTCACCTACAGCTATACCGCGCCGGTGTTGCTGGGGGCCCATCGCTTCTGCCTCAAACCCCGGGGGCATGGCTTTCAGACCCTGGTGGACTTCAACCTGGCCATCGACCCGGCGCCCAGCTGCCTCTATCCGCTGGTGGCCGCCAGTGGGGATGAAATCCTGCGGGCCCGCTTCGAGGGAAGCACCGACAGCTTCCTGGTGTGTGCCACCAGCACCGTGGACACCCGGACGGCGCCGAGCCTGGAGGTGTGCCTGGAGGCGAACGAACCGCTGCTGCCCTATCCGGTGGGCCGGCTCAACGGCGATCTGATGGGCTCCCTGCAGGGATGGCTGCCCAATGGCCAGCACGATCCGGCGGCGGTGGACATGGCCCAGGAAGCCCTGATGGGGAGCGATCAGCGGGCCCTGATGTTCCTGGACCAGCTGGTGGAGATGATTCAGGACCGGGTCAAGTACACCCAGCGCCACGTGGGTCCGGCCTGGCCGGCCGGTCGCACCCTCAAGGAACGGGTGGGATCGTGCCGGGATCTGGCCATGCTGATGGTGGAGGCCTGCCGCTGCGTGGGGCTGCCGGCCCGGTTCGTGAGCGGCTACCACCTGGTGGACCCTGCTCCTCGGCACTACGACCTCCACGCCTGGGCTGAGGTGTACCTGCCGGGAGCCGGCTGGCGTGGTTTCGACCCCAGTGGCAAGGGGGCGATCGACGAGCGCTACATCACCCTGGCCACGTCCTCCAAACCCGAACTCACAGCCGCCATCACCGGCAGCTTCTCCGGGCCGGTGGGCGTGAGCAGCGACTTCACCTGGGACATCCAGGCGGAGATCGTCACCAGTTGAGGCCGTGCAGCTTCGGCAGGGGCGCCGTCCTGGAGGTGGTGGCGAACAGCCGCGGGATCCGTTGGCTGTTGTACACGCGGAACTCCCGCACCACGCTGGCGCCTTCGTCGCGCACCGCCTGGTTCAGCACCACCGAGCCGTTGGGGTCGGACACCGAGCGGTGGAAGGTGCCGGGAGGAATGCGCAGGATGTCTCCGCCGGTCTCCAGCCGCACGATGTGGAACGGGTAGTTCCAGCCGAAGTTCACCAGGTAGAAGGTGCGGCCGCCGTGCAGGGCCAGCAGGTTGTCCTCCTGGTGGGGATGCAGATAGAACTGCCAGGCCCCCGTCTCGGCGTCATCCGGTGGGGAGATGGCGGGTCCGGAATGGATCACCAAGTCACGGGCGTTCGAGGCAGCCACCGTGATGTCGAAGAAGCGCACGGCAGGTGTATCCCGGAACTTCTCGTACGGGATCAGCTCGAACATCGGCGCCGGCTTGGGCGAGGTGGCGACCATGGCGGTCGGTGCTGGGGAGCACCGGAACGGGGTTAACCAGTGAACCGAACCGGCAGGCCCGGTCAACGTGATCACCACTACCGAATCGGCAAACCACGGTGCGGTTTCTGCAGTGGCTGGAACGGCTGTCGCCACGAGACCGATGCCGTGGGGCGCAGGAGACTGGGGGCGCGCTGGTGCGGTTGCGGTTGCCCCGGCATGGACGGCCGCACCTGAAACGCTCAGAGCAGCGCACTCTCCCGTAGCATCGACGACACGAAAGTAGGAGCCTCAGCGAGAGAATGAGAGAGTCGCATCTCGCGACCTAAAGAGCAGAAACCATGGCCTGTTTCTGTGCTCTTGTCCTATGACGAATCTCTCGATCCATGGCAGCATCATCCACGCCGGGCGCAGCGACGTCTGCATTGACCGCCACCCTCATGGCCGCCAAGAAGGCCAAGAATCTGAGCTTTTCAGACCTGGAAACATCGCTTGGCCGCGATGAGGTCTGGATTGCCTCGTTGTTCTATGGTCAGGCCACAGCTTCCCCTGAGGAAGCCACGAAACTGGCAGAGCTGCTGGGCCTCGATGCGGAGACGACCGCCGCACTGCAGACCTACCCCACCAAGGGATGTCTGGACCCGGTGATTCCCACTGATCCGCTGATCTATCGCTTCTACGAGATCATGCAGGTGTACGGGATGCCCCTGAAGGATGTGATCCAGGAAAAGTTCGGCGACGGCATCATGAGCGCCATCGACTTCACCCTCGACGTCGAAAAGATTGATGATCCGGCCGGAGCCCGCGTTCAGGTGATCATGTGCGGCAAATTCCTGCCCTACAAGAAGTGGTGATCCGGCGATCCTGCTGACCCACCCAACTTGTCGTCACTGCCCGCTCCCGCGTCATGCGCGAGTGGGCATTTTTTATGCACCACGACGGATGGTCCACGTGATCCGCGCCGCGCCATGAAAAATCCCCGGTCGAAGACAGGGGATCGCCGCAGGGGGCTGAATGGAGACCTGTGCCGGGGATGGGGCCGTTAGGGATCAGCGGGCGCCGAGCTCGGCAGCCAGCTCCCGCTCCAGTTTCTCGTCGTGAACGGGTGGCAGCACATCACTCATGGTCGAGCGGTGAGTGCTGTAGAAGAGCATGCCGATGAACACCATCCCACCCACGATGTTGCCCGCGGTGACAGGAAGATAATTCCAGAAGACCACCGTGCCCAGACTCACACCGGAGCCCAGCAGGGGGCCAGTGGTGTGCAGGAACATGTTCACCACGATGTGCTCCATGCCGAGGGCCTGGAAAGCCGTGATCGGCAGCCAGCAAGCAAGGATCTTGCCAGGCACACTCTTGCTCACGAGAGCCAGGGTGACCCCAAGGCACACCAGCCAGTTGGCGATCAGACCCCGCAGGAAAGCCAGGAAGAACCCGAGCGCTCCCAGGTTCTGGTATTTCACGATCGTGTTGGCCTTGTTCAGGCCAATGATCTTGTTGGCCACAGCGACCCAGTCACCTGTTCCGGTTGCCAGGTCTGCCGTGCCACCACTCGTGAGGCTGATGGCAAAAAGAATCCCCACAAGGCCGGTGCCAAGGAAATTGCCGATCCACACCCACATCCAGTTCCGGAAGGTCTTCCCCCAGGTGGTTTTGCCGGCCCACACCGCCATGGGCAGGAGGGCGAAGTTTCCTGTCACCAACTCCATGCCGAACAGCACGATGCTGGCGAAACCGAACGGGAAGATCAAGGATCCGATCCAGGGAAGTCCCGTCTGGTGCATGATCGTGAGAGCCAGGCAGAGGGCCAGGCCCAAAGCCGAACCGGAGTAAAAACCTCTCAGCAGCAGATTCTTGATGCTGACATGAGCTTTCTTACCGCCGGCGGCAATCATGCCGTCGACAAGCTCGTTGGGTAAGACGTAATCCATGGTGAAGACGAGGCCCGGAGAAAAAGAACGTGGAGGTGGGTTGGACTCAGCGGCTGAATTTGTTGATCAGCGCGCTGAACCTGTCCTGCTGTCCTGCTGATTGGGTGGCAGCTGGGATGTCCTTGCCCAGAGCGCTGAACCAGTTCACGAAACGGGACACCGGGTCGGAAGCGGAAGGAATCGGCAACGTTGAGCGAACCATGGGGGATCGTGGTGGTGGGGACTGGGCTTTGGATGGCAGAGGGCTGCAATTGCGCTGTGCTTGAACACTCAACACAACGTCAACACTCCGCCGATGGAGACACGCAAGCTGATGCAGCCGCAGGCCAGTGGTGGCGCGACAACCAGCGAACCTGCGCCAAGGTGAGGCACAGAGTTGCATTCCCATTGCAGCCGCACAGGTTCTCGCCTGCTCGTGAGCCCAGCGAAGAACCTCAAGACGAGCTGCCCTGCTGTAGGTGGGCAGGATCAGCAGCGCCCGAGCGACCGAAAGACTGGATTCAGCTGGTGGACATCGAGGGCAAGGCCCCCAGGCGCAAAGAAGTGTCCAGCAGCTGTCCGCTTTGGGGCGGAAAGATTGGATTCAGCGAGAGCTGAATCTCACGAATGAATTAACGCATCACGCGCTGATGCAGCCTGTATCCCGTGTTACCGATACACCCAACCGGCGAGAGCTTCCTCACCAGGGAGTGTCTGAATGGCTGATAAAGGCCCTCAGGTGGTGCGCCCGATTTCACCCCACATGCGCATTGCGCCGGCTCGCAGCATGTCCAGCACCTGACGCATGGCCCGCCAGTCGCGATCCAGCGGAGTCACCGGCGGGCCCGAGCTCCGGGAGGCTCGGGGGTCGGGGCGACGTCCACTGCCCAGGCGGTTGGCGGGGGCAGCGCTGCCGCCCCGTTGCCGGGTGGAGCGGGGAATCGAACCGGGAAGGGGCATCGGAATCGCGCTGGAACAGAGTCCCACCTCACCAGATCGCTCGGCGCGGCCAGGTGTCGCTCACTACCGAAGGGCTCCCGGCAACGATGACGCGCAGGAACGCCAGCGGTTCAGAACGGAATCGGCATTTCGGCGTCGGCCGGCACGGGGGCGCAGGCCTCGACCCGCTCGGCCACCATCGCCCCCACCACCACGATCGACGGCGACGAGAAGGCTTCCCGCTCCACCCGCTCGGCCAGGCTGCCCAGCTCGGCCACCAGGCTGCGCTGGCCCCGCACCGTTCCCTGCTGGATCACCGCCGCCGGCGTGGAGGGCTCCAGGCCGCCAGCCATCAGCTCCTG
This sequence is a window from Cyanobium sp. PCC 7001. Protein-coding genes within it:
- a CDS encoding formate/nitrite transporter family protein; translated protein: MDYVLPNELVDGMIAAGGKKAHVSIKNLLLRGFYSGSALGLALCLALTIMHQTGLPWIGSLIFPFGFASIVLFGMELVTGNFALLPMAVWAGKTTWGKTFRNWMWVWIGNFLGTGLVGILFAISLTSGGTADLATGTGDWVAVANKIIGLNKANTIVKYQNLGALGFFLAFLRGLIANWLVCLGVTLALVSKSVPGKILACWLPITAFQALGMEHIVVNMFLHTTGPLLGSGVSLGTVVFWNYLPVTAGNIVGGMVFIGMLFYSTHRSTMSDVLPPVHDEKLERELAAELGAR
- the cynS gene encoding cyanase; protein product: MAASSTPGAATSALTATLMAAKKAKNLSFSDLETSLGRDEVWIASLFYGQATASPEEATKLAELLGLDAETTAALQTYPTKGCLDPVIPTDPLIYRFYEIMQVYGMPLKDVIQEKFGDGIMSAIDFTLDVEKIDDPAGARVQVIMCGKFLPYKKW
- a CDS encoding alpha-E domain-containing protein translates to MLSRVAESLYWINRYVERAENISRFVEVSEAMALDCPPGSAEPWLPLIDANGDRELFDRLYPQGQPMDVVEFLVRAEDNPNSVANCIAIARENARQIREVITTEMWEQLNDIYWTLQENEGFWHQPPQEQLRDIRRACQLFYGITDSTLSRDLSWQFSRLGRLLERADKTTRILDVKYFLLLPSPDEVGGVLDELQWISLLRSAGAYQMFRQSRQQAIEPRAVAAFLLLDPIFPRSVRYCLERIQETLRIVQGRAVPGAPDELECLSGLTLARWSYTRINDLIAVGLHEAIDALQTDLNRLHTLIEQRYFVAPTLESQSADPACVPA
- a CDS encoding transglutaminase family protein, which encodes MRARLTHSFTYSYTAPVLLGAHRFCLKPRGHGFQTLVDFNLAIDPAPSCLYPLVAASGDEILRARFEGSTDSFLVCATSTVDTRTAPSLEVCLEANEPLLPYPVGRLNGDLMGSLQGWLPNGQHDPAAVDMAQEALMGSDQRALMFLDQLVEMIQDRVKYTQRHVGPAWPAGRTLKERVGSCRDLAMLMVEACRCVGLPARFVSGYHLVDPAPRHYDLHAWAEVYLPGAGWRGFDPSGKGAIDERYITLATSSKPELTAAITGSFSGPVGVSSDFTWDIQAEIVTS
- a CDS encoding circularly permuted type 2 ATP-grasp protein, with the protein product MFTDYKPNRGYDEYFSAADEPRRALSPLLSSLGQLGLEELNRNHAAAGMLLKRLGATFRLNGSDNRGVERILPFDPLPRLIGSSEWQRLEQGLVQRLEAIDQFLGDIYSDRLIVRDGIVPVGDLESSQGWRPQMQGFRPPLGKWCHISGLDLIRDGQGTWRVLEDNLRCPSGVAYFLENRRVMKRMFPSLFSARTVQPIDDYPSHLLQSLRELAPWTERPTVVLLTPGVFNSAYFEHSYLAQQMGIQLVEGRDLICHDDRVWMRSTSGLEPVDVIYRRIDDDFLDPAVFRSDSMLGVRGLMEAYRAGRVAIANAPGTGVADDKLIYAYVPEMIRYYLGEEPIIENVPTYLCSRDEDRAYVLEHLPELVVKAVAEAGGYGMLIGPHAGAEEIADFARRIEANPRNYIAQPTLELSTVPSLSEGELFPCHVDLRPYVLRGKGAWVSPGGLTRVALRRGSLVVNSSQGGGCKDTWIVSEPHEADQGVA